One part of the Lotus japonicus ecotype B-129 chromosome 2, LjGifu_v1.2 genome encodes these proteins:
- the LOC130738189 gene encoding abscisic acid 8'-hydroxylase 3-like isoform X1, translating to MELLNMLFSLIIYLLVLSALLLVYLTRSPKELGGIPGSLGWPIVGESFSFISNFSSPSGIFSFMETRQKRYGKVFKSFVLGRFTVFMTGREASKILLTGKDGLVSLNLFYTGQQVLGPASLLQTTGEAHKRIRRLIAEPLSLDGLKKYFHFINTQAIETLDQWQGRKVLVLEEASTFTLKVIGHMIMSLEPTGEEQEKFRSNFKIISSSFASLPFKLPGTAFYRGIKARDRMYEMLDSVISKRRSGQEFQQDFLESLIMKHSRESGGEEDENKLTDNQLKDNVLTLLVAGHDTTTAALTWLIKFLGENPTVLEQLREEHREIIANRKSETDLTWSEVNSMPYTAKVISETLRRATILPWYSRKASQDFEIDGYKIKKGWSINLDVVSIHHDPKVFPNPEKFDPSRFGETLRPFTFLGFGSGPRMCPGMNLAKIEICVFIHHLVTRYKWKPLEKDNSVQPTLVRMPRNKYPVIVESL from the exons ATGGAGCTGCTTAATATGCTGTTCTCATTGATTATTTACTTGTTAGTGCTATCAGCTCTTTTGTTGGTGTATCTTACTCGTTCCCCTAAAGAATTGGGAGGCATCCCTGGCAGCCTTGGTTGGCCTATTGTGGGTGAGAGTTTCTCATTCATCTCTAACTTTTCAAGTCCTTCTGGGATCTTTAGCTTCATGGAGACGAGGCAGAAGAG ATATGGTAAGGTTTTCAAGAGCTTTGTCCTAGGGAGGTTCACCGTCTTCATGACTGGGAGAGAAGCAAGCAAGATATTGTTAACAGGGAAGGATGGGCTTGTGAGTTTGAATTTGTTTTATACTGGCCAGCAAGTTCTAGGCCCTGcaagcttgcttcagaccactGGAGAAGCACACAAAAGGATAAGAAGGCTGATTGCTGAACCTTTGTCACTGGATGGCCTGAAAAAATATTTCCATTTTATCAACACTCAGGCAATTGAAACATTAGATCAATGGCAAGGAAGAAAAGTCCTTGTTCTTGAAGAGGCTTCTACA TTTACTTTAAAAGTGATTGGACACATGATCATGAGCTTAGAGCCTACCGGAGAGGAACAAGAAAAGTTCAGGTCAAATTTCAAGATTATTTCTTCCTCATTCGCCTCATTGCCTTTTAAACTTCCAGGGACAGCTTTTTATCGCGGTATCAAG GCTAGGGATAGGATGTATGAAATGTTAGATTCTGTGATTTCTAAGAGAAGAAGTGGCCAAGAGTTTCAGCAGGATTTCTTAGAATCCCTGATTATGAAGCATAGCAGAGAATCTggtggagaagaagatgaaaacaaACTCACTGATAATCAATTGAAGGACAATGTGTTAACTCTGCTTGTTGCAGGACATGATACTACAACTGCTGCTCTTACCTGGCTTATCAAATTTCTTGGAGAAAATCCAACTGTTCTAGAACAATTGAGA GAGGAACACAGGGAAATTATTGCAAACAGAAAGAGTGAAACAGATCTTACATGGTCTGAAGTAAATAGCATGCCTTACACAGCCAAA GTGATAAGTGAAACACTTAGAAGAGCCACAATACTGCCTTGGTATTCAAGAAAGGCTTCTCAAGATTTTGAAATTGATG GATATAAAATCAAGAAAGGTTGGTCCATCAATCTAGATGTTGTTTCTATACACCATGACCCAAAAGTATTCCCAAATCCTGAGAAATTTGATCCCTCTAGATTTGGT GAAACCTTAAGGCCATTCACCTTTCTTGGATTTGGTAGTGGACCACGCATGTGTCCTGGAATGAACCTTGCCAAGATTGAAATCTGTGTCTTTATCCATCACCTTGTTACCAGATACAA GTGGAAGCCTCTGGAGAAAGATAATTCTGTTCAACCAACGCTTGTAAGGATGCCAAGGAACAAGTATCCTGTTATAGTTGAGTCACTGTAG
- the LOC130738188 gene encoding transcription factor VIP1 encodes MDSKFIGKPPTTVDLERMPERGSHHRRSHSDTSFRFAATFDDLLMFDPSDLDISNLPLPSHSGGETGGGGGGPMAVDSDESGGRPSAAAGPHASHLRSLSVDSDFFDSIGFSGGGEEKINGKCGGERRVSHHRHSNSMDGSSTTSFEADSLMMLDGVKKSMAPDKLAELALIDPKRAKRILANRQSAARSKERKTRYTSELERKVQTLQTEATNLSAQLTMLQRDTTDLTAENKELKLRLEALEQEAQLREDLNEALKEELQRLRAQNNRLSSVGGNPSFGGIYSHLASQLAMQQLNDPPTQQGQPRMRASFNGHGHPNFRDFNQK; translated from the exons ATGGACTCAAAGTTCATCGGAAAACCGCCGACAACGGTGGACCTAGAGCGGATGCCGGAGCGTGGCTCCCACCACCGACGCTCTCACTCCGATACTAGTTTCCGTTTCGCCGCCACCTTTGATGACCTCCTCATGTTCGACCCTTCCGACCTCGACATCTCCAACCTCCCTCTCCCGTCGCACTCCGGCGGAGAAACtggcggtggcggcggcggcccGATGGCGGTGGATTCGGATGAGTCTGGTGGGAGGCCTTCCGCGGCGGCTGGCCCGCACGCCTCGCACCTCCGGAGCTTGTCCGTGGACTCTGACTTCTTTGACAGTATTGGATTCTCCGGCGGTGGGGAGGAGAAAATCAACGGGAAGTGCGGCGGCGAGAGGAGGGTGAGTCACCACCGGCACAGTAATTCGATGGACGGGTCTTCTACGACGTCGTTTGAGGCTGACTCGTTGATGATGTTGGACGGTGTGAAGAAGTCAATGGCACCTGATAAACTCGCTGAGCTTGCTCTTATTGATCCAAAGAGAGCTAAGAG GATTCTTGCTAATAGACAATCTGCTGCGCGATCAAAGGAGAGGAAAACGCGTTATACAAGTGAGCTGGAGAGGAAGGTGCAAACGCTTCAAACTGAAGCAACTAATCTCTCTGCTCAGCTCACCATGCTTCAG AGAGACACCACAGATTTGACCGCCGAGAATAAGGAGCTCAAACTGCGGTTAGAGGCGTTGGAACAAGAAGCTCAGCTTAGAGAAG ATCTCAATGAGGCATTGAAGGAAGAACTACAGCGCCTTAGGGCACAAAATAATCGTTTAAGTTCTGTTGGTGGTAATCCTTCTTTCGGTGGGATCTACTCCCATTTGGCTTCCCAGCTAGCCATGCAACAGTTGAATGATCCTCCAACTCAGCAGGGACAGCCTCGCATGCGGGCTTCTTTCAACGGGCATGGCCACCCTAACTTCAGGGACTTTAATCAGAAGTAG
- the LOC130738189 gene encoding abscisic acid 8'-hydroxylase 3-like isoform X2, which translates to MELLNMLFSLIIYLLVLSALLLVYLTRSPKELGGIPGSLGWPIVGESFSFISNFSSPSGIFSFMETRQKRYGKVFKSFVLGRFTVFMTGREASKILLTGKDGLVSLNLFYTGQQVLGPASLLQTTGEAHKRIRRLIAEPLSLDGLKKYFHFINTQAIETLDQWQGRKVLVLEEASTFTLKVIGHMIMSLEPTGEEQEKFRSNFKIISSSFASLPFKLPGTAFYRGIKARDRMYEMLDSVISKRRSGQEFQQDFLESLIMKHSRESGGEEDENKLTDNQLKDNVLTLLVAGHDTTTAALTWLIKFLGENPTVLEQLREEHREIIANRKSETDLTWSEVNSMPYTAKVISETLRRATILPWYSRKASQDFEIDGYKIKKGWSINLDVVSIHHDPKVFPNPEKFDPSRFGVEASGER; encoded by the exons ATGGAGCTGCTTAATATGCTGTTCTCATTGATTATTTACTTGTTAGTGCTATCAGCTCTTTTGTTGGTGTATCTTACTCGTTCCCCTAAAGAATTGGGAGGCATCCCTGGCAGCCTTGGTTGGCCTATTGTGGGTGAGAGTTTCTCATTCATCTCTAACTTTTCAAGTCCTTCTGGGATCTTTAGCTTCATGGAGACGAGGCAGAAGAG ATATGGTAAGGTTTTCAAGAGCTTTGTCCTAGGGAGGTTCACCGTCTTCATGACTGGGAGAGAAGCAAGCAAGATATTGTTAACAGGGAAGGATGGGCTTGTGAGTTTGAATTTGTTTTATACTGGCCAGCAAGTTCTAGGCCCTGcaagcttgcttcagaccactGGAGAAGCACACAAAAGGATAAGAAGGCTGATTGCTGAACCTTTGTCACTGGATGGCCTGAAAAAATATTTCCATTTTATCAACACTCAGGCAATTGAAACATTAGATCAATGGCAAGGAAGAAAAGTCCTTGTTCTTGAAGAGGCTTCTACA TTTACTTTAAAAGTGATTGGACACATGATCATGAGCTTAGAGCCTACCGGAGAGGAACAAGAAAAGTTCAGGTCAAATTTCAAGATTATTTCTTCCTCATTCGCCTCATTGCCTTTTAAACTTCCAGGGACAGCTTTTTATCGCGGTATCAAG GCTAGGGATAGGATGTATGAAATGTTAGATTCTGTGATTTCTAAGAGAAGAAGTGGCCAAGAGTTTCAGCAGGATTTCTTAGAATCCCTGATTATGAAGCATAGCAGAGAATCTggtggagaagaagatgaaaacaaACTCACTGATAATCAATTGAAGGACAATGTGTTAACTCTGCTTGTTGCAGGACATGATACTACAACTGCTGCTCTTACCTGGCTTATCAAATTTCTTGGAGAAAATCCAACTGTTCTAGAACAATTGAGA GAGGAACACAGGGAAATTATTGCAAACAGAAAGAGTGAAACAGATCTTACATGGTCTGAAGTAAATAGCATGCCTTACACAGCCAAA GTGATAAGTGAAACACTTAGAAGAGCCACAATACTGCCTTGGTATTCAAGAAAGGCTTCTCAAGATTTTGAAATTGATG GATATAAAATCAAGAAAGGTTGGTCCATCAATCTAGATGTTGTTTCTATACACCATGACCCAAAAGTATTCCCAAATCCTGAGAAATTTGATCCCTCTAGATTTGGT GTGGAAGCCTCTGGAGAAAGATAA